The genomic segment ATTGTCTCTTAATAGAATCTTCCATTTAATAGTCCCAACCATGGTTGACTTCAGGTAACTGGAACTGAGGCAAACAAAGCTGTGGAAAGAGGGAGACTACTGGAAGCTGATTATACGCAGTGAGAAGAGAAACTGTGGATGTAAATTTCTTGTATGCTAAGTGTTGTCCAGGAAGTTCTTCCGGATTCTCTTCTAGAACTAGAATTACTAGGTCAGAGGCAGacatatttttaaggattttaatgcatattttcaAACTTCCCTCCACTGACTGCTAACATACTGTGTTgtgacccttcaaggccaggcaggttcatggtattcgcACAGACAGAATAATATTCACGGAGCTGTTGGgctgtctggcatgcctttattcacgggtgggcaaGCCATGCAccctgcaagctgtgtgtctgtctgcctgtctccgtGTGGCACACGTCATGGACCTTGTTCCCCAGCGTGGCACTCATCATGGCATCTGTTTCTTTGCTTGTATCTCGCATCATCACCCCCATCAGGAAGCCCCTAACAGTTTATGTACTAGATGGGAACAAAGCTGGCTAGATGTCAGAAATTTTACAACATAACATACTTCTGCGCATgggagcccacttcatgttatggataccgtttattggacccagtcccaaggctatgagaacactacttatcaggtcCATTCAAGGCTATGgggacactgcttcccttagctactgGGACACATGGGTGAGGAACCAGACtacctccacttaccctacacatACCAATAGTATATGACAGTACCCACTTCATATTTTACCAATTTCATAGTTTCATAATGATAGCTTTCACATTTCAGAATATAGTTTgcttacctttcttttttattaaaactatttatGTTAGTTGTTTTTCATAGTCCAGTGAACAGAGCATATATTCTGTGTGTAACTGAACGCTTGTGAAGAGGTAACAGGAGGGGACAGGGCTCTGGCTCCTGGAAAGCAGGAGAGCAGGCTTCTTGGCCTCAAGCATTTCAGCCAAGTTCTGAAGAGCTCTCACAatacacaaggcctgcaggcatGGGTGCTGGGAACTTGGGCGGTTGGGTgctgtgggggatgggggtgtggtCCGAGAAGCGGTGGAACAGACAGGCCAGGGGTGGAGCACAGGCAGGGAGTCTGGGCTGCATGCTGTTCTCCAACCCCCTGGAACCAGGTCTGTATCTGCaagtgctggctctggggtgcGTGCTGcctcaagggggtgggtgggcttgCCTTGTCCTTGGCACTGTGGTGCCTGCTCTGCAGACTGGGCAGCCACCAAGGACAGCAATGGAATTGTCAAGGCACCAGGTGACATTTTGACTGTGGTCCTTGTAAACCCTGAGCTGGTTGGTGGGTTTCCCAAGTGACCAGGTAGGGATAGGGCCGGGGGATGTGAAGACCGTGCCATAGCCTCATGGGTTGCACGTGTAGTCTATGTGAGTTATTTTAATGTATGTAGTATGTATCTGGCAGTATATTTCTATAAAACAGCTTTTCCTTCTTGGAGTGCCTCGTTCTCATTACCGAAAATGTTGCACAATACaaagaaagagacatttatttaaaaagctcaCACCAACAAGTTATTACCTTTGATAAACACAAGGAGTTTAGACCGCCAGAAATTTCTCTGTAGAAATTTTAGCTGTGTCTATATGTATGAGTAAGTTGAACAATCCAAAATCAATTCCTATTTACAGACTGCATTATAACCTAACTGTTAAagctttttattaatttagagTTTCTTGATAATATGCTATTGTGGGGCAATTCATAGAATAAATTATTTGCTGGAAGCTTAGTAATACAAGTTTTAAACAGAGGTGGGAAAtggatttttaacaaaatttttgaaACCTGATACTGTAAAAAACAAAGTCATCATTTCAGTCATGATATCCTGATTGCCAACGTGGGTTTCATCAAATTGCTTTCACcaaattatgtgtattttagtACATATCTTAGCTCTCTAAACACAGAACTAAATATAATCATTCACAGTTTTATCTCAAATGCCACCTTAACCTCTAAAGACTGGGGGGAAATTGAACAGGACTGAAACAGTTTAAATAGCCATCCTGCAGATAAGAGAATTTCAGATTCCAGACCATAGGAAAAGACTGAAATTAGTAATGAAGGGGAGAACTTATATTCAAATACCACATTAAAATAAAGTCAGATGTGGGAGCAGGAATGGAAGTAGAATGTGGGAACATTCTCACAAACATTCGCCAGAAACTCAGACGAAATTTTGCCGTGTggattttgttaaaaatcaatcAGTGTCTAGGATGAACCAACAtaaagggatgggggtgggggttaaaCAGATTATTTCTAATCCATGATTACATTGTCTGTCCTACAGGGTTTCAGACACTGTAGAAACCTAATTGGGGTGGAGCTTCCAGGGTCCTTTTATAAACGCGGCTCAAAAGCCAGGTTCATTCTGCTTGCAGGCCTTTGTGGTTGGCTGGACTGTGGAAAACTCAGACGGTCACAGCTGCCTTCTGGTCCTGAGCGCCCAGACAACACAGAACCCCTGCGCCAACAAGCATTGATGAGAGGAATTACACAATCATCAGGTGAGCACACACCTTTATGTAGACGAGTTCTTCTGTccttaaaaagtagaaatcataATTTCACTGTCAGCTGGCTTAAGACTTTCCTAAGAAAGTGTAATTTGCCTAAATTTAAATGATGTAATTACTTTAGTTTACTCTGGAGCtataacattttaatgttattgtttTGACATTTAgttttgcataattatttttttttaattttatgttcctTGTCTGTACAAATTGTGATACCTAGAGGGAAAGTTGTAGATTTTGTGTAGTTTCTTATTCAGGCATGAAACCTGAAACTTAATTGGAAAACCTTGTTGTGCAATGGTAAAAGTGACAGAcgattaaaaatgaagacaagttAACCTAATAAAATTGTAGATATCCCATAATTCTCATTTGATCCTTGACACTTGAAGGGCGAAGCAATATGGTTCATTAGAGGTACTCATTCTTCCTCACTACAAATAACCTATATGTTAGTCACTTATTCCAGGTTTGAAATTCATTCATAGAAAATGCCAGTGTGGAACGCATGTCTCCTTAgcttgtttcatttcatttctagCGTGTACCTTCTTCACGGACACCTGAGTGCACTTAGAAGGTGGCCACACTAAAGGCCCTAGAGATCAATAGTCCTTCCCTCTGCgacatttctctttccttttcaatttttgctctgcttccccagggcagttttcttttcttttcttttctttttttttaattcatttcattaaaaatttattttgggaCTCATAAATGAGTAAATTCCAAATTAGGAGCGATACAGAGTATTTAAGgacattttactatttctttctgtttaacaTTCCACCTTTGTCTTGCTTTCTGTAAACAAATGTACTGGGTTACAGCAACAATACCCTTAACCCCAAATTCAATGCTGAGCACTTTCCATTATCTATTTTGAGCACATAATAAAGCAGAGGCAATTAATTATTCTTGAACATGTTATGTTCATTCAGAGCTTGGCAATTACGCTGGCTTCACATTATTCTGTCACAAATGATAACCAAACGGCCTAAGTAGCTCAAATCATATAACTCTTTTAAGCCAAGTCAGTGGTATGCATAAAGTTAACCTAACAACTATACCATTAGACATTCGTTTGACACCATACTAGAAATGTGCCAAAATAACAAGCTTTATTAAAGAACGAGGTTCTTGGGGGAAGAGGAGTCACACCatcaaaaattattagaaaagatTATAGGTAAAAAGGAACCCGCTTACAATTCAACCCAATAAAAAAGGCAAGGGGAGTACATCATTAGGGTCGATGTCATTCAGGAATACACATTTATCGTTCCCCCACAAACTCGCCCGGCCCCTCCACGGCTCATCCTCAGGCTCTCCAGGCTTACTCTTATTCTCCCACTGAGTTTCCCTACATGGAAAGTAAACCTACAGGAATGGTAGCAACAGAATCCCGTGCTGCTATTTCATCTgacagtaaacaaaagaaaaacaattgttaGGGCCAGACTGACTTTTGGCCATTTCAATACCCCTGAAAATAGGAGCAAAAATGAGCCATTAACAAACAATATTCAAAGAGCACTGTATTATCTAATGTGatttataaaacaagtaaaatttagTCATCTTCAATGGAAAAAGCTATAGTATTTCAAAGTTAGGAATgttttgatgatgatttttttttttttttaccagagtaGTACTCCAAGCACTTAAGTTGGAACAAATCCCAAACTCACACTTACTTGCATCACCTTTGTTTAATAATCCAATAAAtgacaaacaagacaaacaatgaaaacagcatCATATAGCACAGCAGCTTTGTTTGGCTCCCTCTGGATAAAATCGTCAGTTTTTCCATAGTTTTACCTAGAAATCCAGTTGTAGAATCAAATTGTGAATCCATTTCACCTAagaatttattttgacttttaactTCATGGCCTATTTCAATGTAAACCAATTTTATAGCAGTTACTTTGTGTCAGCATTTCAGTGattctgtcattttcttcttcacaGGCACTATATCCACTATTAGCAGAGCCATAGTTGCCAGGAGGTCTCCTTCACCATCCAAACTTGGGACTGCACCGAACTTAAGGAAACCCCTAGGATCTGGGACAAACGCAGTGTTTCCTCTTGGCACAGCCTCCAAAGAGCCCTCCATACATCCTGCTTTCTGGCTCAGATTCCAGTGGCAGAGACCCCACGTCCCGGCGCCCAGCACCACCAGTTCAGGGCCCCCGAACTTCGAAGGTGAGCCTTCTCCTTACCCAGGCCTGCAGGCCTCATCCTGCAAGAAGAAGGAGGCGAAAGGCAGGCCGAGGGCTAGGTAGGAAGGAGCCAGGGGTCACGCGGACCTCGACTTCAGGACTGGGGCCCTGAGAAACAATTTCTTCTCCTAAAGGGCCATGAAATCAATCCCCCAGGGCGTTTTTCTTACATTGAGCCCTGAGTAGCCAGTTGTTGTCATATTTAAGAAAGGCCCTAGTTAGATCTGGCAAAAGCAGGGTAGAATGAAAGGTGACAGGACGATTTTGAAAAGTGACAATGTAGCATATGAAAGGTAAACAGAAATTTCACTTCAGAGATagataatttttcctttattttgttaaggCAAGTCAGTTACATGAGGGACATATGCCAAGTGGGTTGtgattttctcattcatttcttctctttctcctcagaAATATAGAATCACGCTTTGCAAAGCTTCTGAAATAGCTCAACTGCTAAGTCTTAAGAGTGAAGATATTTGAGCTTCTGCTGTGGTGTCTGCATAACTTTGGGGCTCAAAGTCCTAGAAATGGCATCGACTAATGGCCAAGACCAATGGCCCAAAGAAGACATTGTGATGTTACTGGACCTCCTGGAGAACAATCTCCCATTCAATGACAGCCACACATTCACAACAACCCAGTCACGGATGGACTGGGAAAAAGTAGCTTTTAAAGGTTATTCTGGAGAAATGTGCAAGCTCAAATGGttagaaatttctaaaaaaataagaaagtttcgTACATTGACAGAAATAGTCCTGGAAGctaaggaacattttaaaaatccttacaaaAGTGAAAAACTCAAGAAGCATCCCGACTTACCCAAGAAGCCCCCGACTGCTTACCTCCGCTTCTTCATGGAGAAGAGGGCCCAGTACTCCCAAATGCACCCTGAGCTGAACAACATAGAGCTGACCAAGCTCCTCTCTAAGAAATACAAGGAACTCCCAGAACAGATGAAGCTGAAATACGTTCAagattttcagaaagagaaagaggagtttGAGAAGAAACTGGCTCAGTTTAGGAAGGACCACCCCGGTCTAGTCCAGAACTCCAAGATGTCTGTTGTGCCTAGAAGGAGCCTGACCAAAGCCCAAaagaagattcaggaaaatgtggaaaaagtgaagtctcCCTCAGAACACTGTTTTTCTGAGAAGGTAAAATTCCATGGAGAGCCCAAGAAGCCCCCAATGAACGAATACCACAAGTTCCACCAGGATTTGTGGTCGAGTAGGGAGCTGCGAGACCTGCCCCTGAGGGAGCGCAGGGTGGAGATTGGCAGACGCTGGCAGTGCATCCCGCAGAGCCAGAAGCAGCATTACAAGAAGCAGGCCGAGGAGCTGCAGAAACAGTACAAGGTGGACCTGGACCACTGGCTCAAGAGTCTGTCCCCTCAAGAATACTCTGCTTACAGACAGAGAACCTATACTAAGCGTAAGAACATGAACATGAATGGAGGCCCGGACCCCAAGATCATCAGGAGAGATGTGCACTGTCCCTCAGCAAGGGCTCTGCAAGAAGGGCTTGCACAGGAGCAGGGGCTGTAGGCTCCAGGGGCAGAATCATCAGGGACTACAGGGGGCCATTCTCATGCCTCAGGGAGAtcagaaggaaataaggaagatggggaaaaggcagaaagcagTAGCTCCTCAGACTCCAGCAGTGGGGATGAGGATGAAGACTGTGAGAGCTGCAGCTGCAACTCATCTTCCTCAGGAGTCACCTCTGACTCAGACTCCATCTGAGCTTTGTTCATTCCCGCAAAGGTGGGACAGAGAGCTTCCTGACAAATATCCATGACATCTGCAGCAAAAGAAAGGGCTGTTcttcctccattttatttatttgcttgttccTTCATCACCCGTACCCCTCCTCAATACGGGGTGGAACACATTGGGGATTATGGAATTTGGGACAGTACTCTTAATATCAGGTGCGTAAGCCTGGGAGGAGAGTGTCCTGCT from the Desmodus rotundus isolate HL8 chromosome 5, HLdesRot8A.1, whole genome shotgun sequence genome contains:
- the LOC112320255 gene encoding LOW QUALITY PROTEIN: BET1 homolog (The sequence of the model RefSeq protein was modified relative to this genomic sequence to represent the inferred CDS: inserted 2 bases in 1 codon), encoding MRPAGLGKGRPPGNYGSANSGYSACEEENDRITEMLXHKVTAIKLVYIEIGHEVKSQNKFLGEMDSQFDSTTGFLGKTMEKLTILSRGSQTKLLCYMMLFSLFVLFVIYWIIKQR